In one window of Micromonospora cathayae DNA:
- a CDS encoding inositol monophosphatase family protein, whose amino-acid sequence MADDTLSDEVGKLLRRAADEIVVPLFRRLDDHEITEKAPGEVVTVADQRAEELIAEGLLRLRPGSVVVGEEAVAADPDLLAHVGAGSGDVWVVDPVDGTANFAAGRRPFALMVALLTDGEPAAGWILDPLADDLAVARAGAGTYLNGRRVTLAGDTPAVGELRGAAMSRYLPPATRERVTDGGRRLGELLPGQHCAGREYLDVVAGTQQFVLFWRTLPWDHLPGALLVREAGGVVRRFDGTEYDPAVDDRGLLVAADERIWAEVHAALLGR is encoded by the coding sequence GTGGCTGACGACACCCTCTCCGACGAGGTCGGCAAGCTGCTCCGCCGGGCCGCCGACGAGATCGTCGTGCCGCTGTTCCGCCGGCTGGACGACCACGAGATCACCGAGAAGGCCCCCGGTGAGGTGGTCACCGTGGCCGACCAGCGGGCCGAGGAGCTGATCGCCGAGGGGCTGCTGCGGCTGCGGCCCGGTTCGGTGGTGGTCGGCGAGGAGGCGGTCGCCGCCGACCCCGACCTGCTGGCGCACGTAGGGGCCGGCAGCGGTGACGTCTGGGTGGTCGACCCGGTCGACGGCACCGCCAACTTCGCCGCCGGACGGCGTCCGTTCGCCCTGATGGTGGCGTTGCTGACCGACGGCGAGCCGGCGGCCGGCTGGATCCTGGACCCGCTGGCCGACGACCTCGCGGTGGCCCGTGCCGGAGCCGGCACCTACCTGAACGGCCGGCGGGTGACGCTGGCCGGCGACACCCCGGCGGTCGGCGAGCTGCGTGGCGCGGCGATGAGCCGGTACCTTCCCCCGGCCACCCGGGAGCGGGTCACCGACGGTGGCCGGCGGCTCGGGGAACTCCTGCCCGGTCAGCACTGCGCCGGCCGGGAGTACCTGGACGTGGTCGCCGGGACGCAGCAGTTCGTCCTGTTCTGGCGGACGCTGCCCTGGGATCATCTCCCCGGCGCGCTGTTGGTGCGGGAGGCGGGCGGGGTGGTCCGGCGGTTCGACGGCACCGAGTACGATCCGGCGGTCGACGACCGGGGGCTGCTGGTCGCCGCGGACGAGCGGATCTGGGCCGAGGTGCACGCCGCGCTGCTCGGCCGGTGA
- a CDS encoding serine/threonine-protein kinase yields MGVRARNGAQLLGDRYRLIEQLGAGGMSVVWRGYDEVLGRQVAVKVLASRLASDRAFRHRIRTEAQAAARLVHPHITNVYDYGESQQVGLTVPYVVMELVDGQPLTARLGRDRRLPWRDALTIAAETTSALATAHARGVVHRDVTPGNVMLTPAGVKVVDFGISALVGESEKGPDGALLGTPAYLAPERLDDGQVSPATDVYAVGLLLYRMLTGRLPWEASTTTQMLRAHMYADPGPMPPVTDLPDGVADLVHRCLSKRPGDRPSSAELARSLADAAGILAAVPVSPAAGPVDPDLLANAGTTFLPWSAETDALPLSLRRSRPTVGKRRRGAQVAVVAVGLLTVTGVAWGMSGQTAANGDQTGSGDARMALDGPAPCTVAYTLLGDDGRTFRAEVALSNTGPVELRDWTLRFDLPGDQTVTSGSPTPVRQQGRTVEVDPAAGSAALAPGAAVRTALTGRYAGSNPLPVRFQVDDRTCDVRVSGVAGSAPSPTVAPTTPPAAAKTTSGGTRSTSGGTKNTSGGARNSSGGGSGPASTGKGQPKEKGKGKEKGDAAKKATSPDEDREKDDDDDDGADDD; encoded by the coding sequence ATGGGGGTACGGGCCAGAAACGGCGCGCAGTTGCTCGGCGACCGGTACCGGCTGATCGAACAGCTCGGTGCCGGCGGCATGTCCGTGGTGTGGCGCGGCTACGACGAGGTGCTCGGCCGGCAGGTGGCGGTGAAGGTGCTCGCCTCCCGGCTGGCCAGCGACCGGGCGTTCCGGCACCGGATCCGCACCGAGGCGCAGGCCGCCGCCCGACTGGTCCACCCGCACATCACCAACGTCTACGACTACGGCGAGTCCCAGCAGGTCGGGTTGACCGTGCCGTACGTGGTGATGGAGCTGGTGGACGGCCAGCCGTTGACCGCCCGGCTCGGCCGGGACCGGCGACTGCCCTGGCGGGACGCGTTGACCATCGCCGCCGAGACCACCTCCGCGTTGGCGACCGCGCACGCCCGGGGGGTGGTGCACCGGGACGTGACCCCGGGCAACGTGATGCTCACCCCGGCCGGCGTCAAGGTGGTCGACTTCGGCATCTCCGCGCTGGTGGGGGAGAGCGAGAAGGGGCCGGACGGCGCGCTGCTGGGCACCCCGGCGTACCTGGCCCCGGAGCGGCTCGACGACGGCCAGGTCTCCCCGGCCACCGACGTGTACGCGGTCGGGCTGCTCCTGTACCGGATGCTCACCGGCCGGCTGCCCTGGGAGGCGAGCACCACCACCCAGATGCTGCGCGCCCACATGTACGCCGATCCGGGGCCGATGCCCCCGGTGACCGACCTGCCCGACGGGGTGGCCGACCTGGTGCACCGCTGCCTGTCGAAGCGCCCCGGGGACCGGCCGTCCAGCGCCGAGCTGGCCCGGAGCCTGGCCGACGCGGCCGGGATCCTGGCCGCCGTGCCGGTGTCGCCGGCCGCCGGCCCGGTCGACCCGGACCTGCTGGCGAACGCCGGCACCACGTTCCTGCCCTGGTCGGCGGAGACCGACGCGTTGCCGCTGTCGCTGCGGCGCTCCCGTCCGACGGTCGGGAAGCGGCGGCGCGGGGCGCAGGTGGCGGTGGTGGCGGTCGGGTTGTTGACGGTGACCGGCGTGGCGTGGGGGATGAGCGGGCAGACCGCCGCCAACGGCGACCAGACCGGGTCGGGCGACGCCCGGATGGCGTTGGACGGTCCCGCCCCCTGCACGGTGGCGTACACGCTGCTCGGCGACGACGGCCGGACCTTCCGCGCCGAGGTGGCGTTGAGCAACACCGGGCCGGTGGAGTTGCGCGACTGGACGCTCCGTTTCGACCTGCCCGGCGACCAGACGGTGACCAGCGGCAGCCCGACCCCGGTACGGCAGCAGGGCCGCACGGTCGAGGTCGACCCGGCCGCCGGGTCTGCCGCGCTGGCACCTGGTGCCGCCGTGCGGACCGCGCTGACCGGCCGGTACGCCGGATCGAACCCGTTGCCGGTGCGGTTCCAGGTCGACGACCGGACGTGCGATGTCCGGGTCTCCGGGGTGGCCGGCAGCGCGCCGTCACCCACCGTGGCCCCGACCACCCCGCCCGCCGCCGCGAAGACCACCTCCGGCGGGACGAGGTCCACCTCGGGTGGGACGAAGAACACCTCCGGCGGCGCGAGGAACAGTTCCGGTGGTGGCAGTGGTCCGGCGTCCACCGGCAAGGGCCAGCCCAAGGAGAAGGGCAAGGGCAAAGAAAAGGGTGATGCGGCAAAAAAAGCAACAAGCCCGGACGAGGACCGGGAAAAGGACGACGATGACGACGACGGTGCCGACGACGACTGA
- a CDS encoding coiled-coil domain-containing protein: protein MRRTAFTRCRALRPLVALLAVVALLVGGAAPAHAEPNEGGTKALRDALEASAKGHIEAQAKLDNSKKRQALLTAELKKIETRLGGLSAQVGEVAVQSYKLGRLNATGLLLQSTGPEQFLQRAAELDVIAQRDGKRIRTLNEERERANIAKLAIDAEVREQLKQVNLMAKKKRDAQKALAAVSSGPSGGFGSGGSASAKPAPRNPDGSWPSESCSVDDPTTSNCITPRTYHALKQAQAAGYNRYVSCFRPGGSGEHPKGRACDFSAATGGFKNETATGGDKDYGDRLAAWYVRNASRLGVLYVIWYRQIWHPGTGWQRYGGSGSPAADHTNHVHLSMY, encoded by the coding sequence GTGCGCAGGACGGCTTTCACCCGGTGTCGTGCCCTACGACCCCTGGTCGCGCTGCTCGCCGTGGTGGCGCTGCTGGTCGGCGGGGCCGCTCCCGCCCACGCCGAACCCAACGAGGGCGGCACCAAGGCGCTCCGCGACGCGTTGGAGGCCAGCGCCAAGGGGCACATCGAGGCCCAGGCCAAGCTGGACAACTCCAAGAAGCGCCAGGCCCTGCTGACCGCCGAGCTGAAGAAGATCGAGACGCGGCTGGGCGGGCTGAGCGCGCAGGTCGGCGAGGTGGCCGTCCAGTCGTACAAGCTGGGCCGGCTCAACGCCACCGGGCTGCTGTTGCAGAGCACCGGGCCGGAGCAGTTCCTCCAGCGGGCCGCCGAACTGGACGTGATCGCCCAGCGGGACGGCAAGCGGATCCGGACCTTGAACGAGGAACGCGAGCGGGCGAACATCGCCAAGCTCGCCATCGACGCCGAGGTCCGTGAGCAGCTCAAGCAGGTCAACCTGATGGCCAAGAAGAAGCGGGACGCCCAGAAGGCCCTGGCCGCGGTCAGCTCCGGCCCGAGCGGCGGGTTCGGCAGCGGCGGCTCGGCCTCGGCGAAGCCCGCGCCGCGCAACCCGGACGGCTCCTGGCCGTCGGAGTCCTGCTCGGTCGACGACCCGACCACCTCCAACTGCATCACCCCGCGCACCTACCACGCCCTCAAGCAGGCCCAGGCGGCCGGCTACAACCGGTACGTCTCCTGCTTCCGTCCTGGCGGCTCCGGCGAGCACCCGAAGGGCCGGGCCTGCGACTTCTCCGCCGCCACCGGCGGCTTCAAGAACGAGACGGCCACCGGCGGCGACAAGGACTACGGCGACCGGCTGGCCGCCTGGTACGTCCGCAACGCCAGCCGGCTCGGGGTGCTCTACGTGATCTGGTACCGGCAGATCTGGCACCCGGGCACCGGGTGGCAGCGGTACGGCGGCAGCGGCAGCCCGGCCGCCGACCACACGAACCACGTTCACCTCTCCATGTACTGA
- a CDS encoding response regulator: MTAPADGKSPIEVLLVEDDPGDVLMTQEAFEEHKLRNRLTVVSDGAEALAYLRREGQYADAVTPDLILLDLNLPRRDGREVLEEIKKDEVLCRIPVVVLTTSQADEDILRSYQLHANAYVTKPVDFERFISVVRQIDEFFVSVVKLPPRG, encoded by the coding sequence ATGACCGCTCCGGCGGACGGCAAGAGCCCGATCGAGGTTCTCCTGGTGGAGGACGATCCGGGTGACGTGTTGATGACCCAGGAGGCGTTCGAGGAGCACAAGCTCCGCAACCGGCTGACCGTCGTCTCCGACGGGGCCGAGGCGCTCGCCTACCTGCGTCGCGAGGGCCAGTACGCCGACGCGGTGACGCCGGACCTGATCCTGCTCGATCTCAACCTGCCCCGCCGGGACGGCCGGGAGGTGCTGGAGGAGATCAAGAAGGACGAGGTGCTCTGCCGGATCCCGGTGGTGGTGCTCACCACCTCCCAGGCCGACGAGGACATCCTGCGCAGCTACCAGCTGCACGCCAACGCGTACGTGACCAAGCCGGTCGACTTCGAGCGGTTCATCTCGGTGGTCCGGCAGATCGACGAGTTCTTCGTCAGCGTGGTCAAGCTGCCGCCGCGTGGCTGA
- a CDS encoding fused MFS/spermidine synthase, producing the protein MSSPNSPVDVDVPPAPPAPAVPRALPNGLAAFLVFFSSGAVLVLETVALRLVGPYVGVTLQVTSSVIGIALAAIAYGAWTGGWLADRRDPRPLLAPALVLAGIATAVTLPVVRYAGEVLRGGAASAIILLVAAAVFVPAALLSAVSPLVVKLQLADLRRTGQVVGKLSGIGTLGGITATLLTGFVLVAALPSSVIMVGLAVALGLTGVGLWVWLRRQERTSLPGPARVRATLAVLGLAGASLAAVAPDPCDVETEYHCASVETDDSRPTGRMLLLNSAQHSYVDLEDPTYLEFAYTQWIGRVADVTAPSGQRLDALHVGGGGFTMPRYLAATRPGTDNLVFEIDGGLVDLGREKLGLRTGPDLRAEVGDARMLVAAEPAASRDLVVGDAFGHLVVPWHLATREMAAEIHRVLRPGGIYVQNVIDYPPLRFIRSEVATVAAEFRHVALIAPPAALAGEYGSNFLIVASDQPLPLAALAPRLGALNEPTRVLTGNDLTAFVGDALVLTDDYAPVDQLLATA; encoded by the coding sequence GTGAGCTCCCCGAACTCCCCGGTCGACGTCGACGTCCCACCGGCACCGCCCGCGCCGGCGGTGCCCCGTGCGCTGCCCAACGGGCTCGCCGCGTTCCTGGTCTTCTTCTCCAGCGGGGCGGTGCTGGTGCTGGAGACCGTCGCCCTGCGTCTGGTCGGCCCGTACGTCGGGGTGACCCTCCAGGTGACCAGCTCGGTGATCGGCATCGCGCTGGCCGCCATCGCGTACGGGGCGTGGACCGGCGGCTGGCTGGCCGACCGGCGGGACCCACGTCCGCTGCTGGCCCCGGCGCTGGTGCTGGCCGGCATCGCCACCGCGGTCACCCTGCCGGTGGTCCGGTACGCCGGTGAGGTGCTGCGCGGCGGCGCGGCCAGCGCGATCATCCTGCTGGTCGCGGCGGCGGTGTTCGTGCCGGCGGCCCTGCTGTCGGCGGTCAGCCCGCTGGTGGTGAAGCTCCAGTTGGCCGACCTGCGCCGTACCGGGCAGGTGGTCGGGAAGCTCTCCGGCATCGGCACGCTGGGCGGCATCACCGCCACCCTGCTGACCGGGTTCGTACTGGTGGCCGCCCTGCCCAGCTCGGTGATCATGGTGGGCCTGGCGGTGGCGCTCGGGCTGACCGGCGTCGGGCTGTGGGTGTGGCTGCGCCGGCAGGAGCGCACCTCGCTGCCCGGTCCGGCCCGGGTGCGGGCCACCCTGGCGGTGCTCGGCCTGGCCGGGGCGAGCCTCGCCGCGGTCGCCCCGGACCCGTGCGACGTGGAGACCGAGTACCACTGCGCGTCGGTCGAGACCGACGACAGCCGCCCGACCGGCCGGATGCTGCTGCTGAACTCGGCCCAGCACTCGTACGTGGACCTGGAAGACCCGACGTACCTGGAGTTCGCGTACACCCAGTGGATCGGGCGGGTCGCCGACGTGACCGCCCCGAGCGGGCAGCGGTTGGACGCGCTGCACGTCGGCGGGGGCGGCTTCACCATGCCCCGCTACCTGGCCGCCACCCGCCCCGGCACCGACAACCTGGTCTTCGAGATCGACGGTGGGCTGGTCGACCTGGGCCGGGAGAAGCTGGGCCTGCGTACCGGGCCGGACCTGCGGGCCGAGGTGGGGGACGCCCGGATGCTGGTCGCCGCCGAGCCGGCCGCCAGTCGGGACCTGGTGGTGGGGGACGCCTTCGGGCATCTGGTGGTGCCGTGGCACCTGGCGACCCGGGAGATGGCCGCCGAGATCCACCGGGTGCTCCGGCCGGGCGGGATCTACGTGCAGAACGTCATCGACTATCCGCCGCTGCGGTTCATCCGGAGCGAGGTGGCCACGGTGGCCGCCGAGTTCCGGCACGTCGCGCTGATCGCCCCGCCGGCCGCGCTGGCCGGGGAGTACGGGTCGAACTTCCTCATCGTCGCCTCGGACCAGCCGCTGCCGCTGGCCGCGCTCGCCCCCCGGCTCGGGGCCCTGAACGAACCGACCCGGGTGCTGACCGGGAACGACCTGACCGCCTTCGTCGGGGACGCCCTGGTGTTGACCGACGACTACGCCCCGGTCGACCAGCTCCTCGCCACCGCCTGA
- a CDS encoding PP2C family protein-serine/threonine phosphatase yields MTRSVPGAGLTGSTVAPLAYPHGGLGRHPALPPGERLRVLLVEDDEGDAFLVGELLAETNSMIDLLVATSLSEARQRIVGVDCVLLDLGLPDAQGLDGLRQVLDMSSGAAVCVLTGRSDEHLGIVAVAEGAQDYLVKGQVDGVLLTRALRYAVERKRADENARRLREVELRQAESARLERGLLPQPLMETDQVAVHTFYRPGRHAALIGGDFYDVVQTRPDRVDLIVGDVCGHGVDEAALGVELRVAWRALILAGVPDDEVLPALEQVLISERRLQEIFATVATTRLDLAANRATVRLAGHPPPLLIAGGKVAPVPAPGGLLLGVRPRRPVAYDLEFATDDWSLLMYTDGLIEGRVGDSEERLDVPGLSELVGDRDAQAVPLAELPAWLVGRAEQINGGPLADDVAMLLVTRGGGR; encoded by the coding sequence GTGACCCGGTCCGTGCCGGGGGCCGGGTTGACCGGCTCCACCGTCGCGCCGCTGGCGTACCCGCACGGCGGCCTCGGGCGGCATCCCGCCCTGCCGCCGGGTGAGCGGCTGCGGGTCCTGCTGGTCGAGGACGACGAGGGCGACGCGTTCCTCGTCGGTGAGCTGCTCGCCGAGACCAACTCGATGATCGACCTGCTGGTCGCGACGAGCCTGAGCGAGGCCCGGCAGCGCATCGTCGGGGTGGACTGCGTCCTGCTCGATCTCGGCCTGCCGGACGCGCAGGGCCTGGACGGTCTGCGGCAGGTGCTCGACATGTCCAGCGGGGCCGCGGTCTGCGTGCTGACCGGCCGGTCCGACGAGCACCTGGGCATCGTCGCGGTCGCCGAGGGCGCGCAGGACTACCTGGTCAAGGGGCAGGTCGACGGGGTCCTGCTGACCCGGGCGCTGCGCTACGCGGTGGAGCGGAAGCGGGCCGACGAGAACGCCCGCCGGCTGCGCGAGGTCGAGCTGCGCCAGGCCGAGTCGGCCCGCCTCGAACGGGGTCTGCTGCCCCAGCCGCTGATGGAGACCGACCAGGTCGCCGTGCACACCTTCTACCGGCCCGGCCGGCACGCCGCCCTGATCGGCGGGGACTTCTACGACGTGGTGCAGACCCGGCCGGACCGGGTCGACCTGATCGTCGGCGACGTCTGCGGGCACGGGGTGGACGAGGCAGCGCTCGGCGTCGAACTGCGGGTGGCCTGGCGGGCGCTGATCCTGGCCGGGGTGCCCGACGACGAGGTGCTGCCCGCCCTGGAACAGGTGCTGATCAGCGAGCGCCGGCTCCAGGAGATCTTCGCGACGGTGGCGACCACCCGGCTGGACCTGGCCGCAAACCGGGCCACCGTACGCCTGGCGGGGCATCCGCCACCGCTGCTGATCGCCGGGGGTAAGGTCGCGCCGGTGCCCGCGCCGGGCGGGCTGCTGCTCGGCGTACGCCCGCGCCGGCCCGTCGCCTACGACCTGGAGTTCGCCACCGATGACTGGTCCCTGCTGATGTACACCGACGGGCTGATCGAGGGACGCGTCGGGGACAGCGAGGAGCGACTCGACGTGCCGGGGCTCAGCGAGCTGGTCGGTGACCGGGACGCCCAGGCGGTTCCGCTGGCGGAGCTGCCGGCCTGGCTGGTGGGCCGGGCCGAGCAGATCAACGGTGGTCCGCTCGCCGACGACGTGGCGATGCTGCTGGTGACCCGCGGTGGTGGCCGGTGA
- a CDS encoding sensor histidine kinase, producing the protein MTPVGRGWTLRQRVVSMLAVVGLFLVGLAAAEATVAAQNRSHTDALLGKAGPLRVQAQELLNALLDQETAVRGYAVSGDRADLAPYDTGVRQEQERLTSMRRLAADYVEITADLDQVEAQAAQWRRAVAVPVITAVEQNGTAAGQELINDQGRAQFDQIRTTMTQLEGEILTARQDTARHVERTGNLLVVLLVIAALVVAVAGGLLLIALERMVIRPLTGLAGQVREVAEGDYQHRIHGSGPPEFQQLADDVDAMRRKIAKDLDEVREARERIEWVNTQLQKQAEELVRSNRDLEQFAYVASHDLQEPLRKVASFCQLLQRRYAGQLDERADQYIAFAVDGAQRMQRLINDLLAFSRIGRLTTGFTEVDLNRVMGEVAGQTEAARQYVDAELTWSELPTIRGEEPLLTNLLVNLVSNSVKFRRPDVPPKVHVSARLVDDEWEITCRDNGIGIEPEFADKIFVIFQRLHSKDAYPGTGIGLAIVKKIVEYHGGRVWVDTDTAEGTAIRFTLPALPEDVEAARAAAERAEQDGDPATEDTGPDGDAQADRTGGAGDAPADHPADHTERTDLPAQPGPDADGQRPDGAGTGRPGGTKETVR; encoded by the coding sequence GTGACCCCGGTGGGCAGGGGCTGGACGCTGCGCCAGCGGGTGGTCAGCATGCTGGCCGTGGTGGGGCTGTTCCTGGTCGGCCTGGCCGCGGCCGAGGCGACCGTCGCGGCACAGAACCGCTCCCACACGGACGCCCTGCTGGGCAAGGCCGGTCCGCTGCGGGTGCAGGCCCAGGAGCTGCTCAACGCCCTGCTCGACCAGGAGACCGCGGTCCGGGGGTACGCGGTCAGCGGCGACCGGGCCGACCTGGCCCCGTACGACACCGGCGTCCGGCAGGAGCAGGAGCGGCTGACGTCGATGCGCCGGCTCGCCGCCGACTACGTGGAGATCACCGCCGACCTGGACCAGGTCGAGGCGCAGGCCGCGCAGTGGCGCCGGGCGGTGGCGGTGCCGGTGATCACCGCGGTCGAGCAGAACGGCACCGCCGCCGGCCAGGAGTTGATCAACGACCAGGGGCGGGCGCAGTTCGACCAGATCCGCACCACCATGACCCAGCTCGAAGGGGAGATCCTCACCGCCCGGCAGGACACCGCCCGGCACGTGGAGCGGACCGGCAACCTGCTGGTCGTCCTGCTGGTGATCGCGGCGCTGGTGGTGGCGGTGGCCGGCGGGCTGCTGCTGATCGCCCTGGAGCGGATGGTGATCCGGCCGCTGACCGGGCTGGCCGGCCAGGTGCGCGAGGTCGCCGAGGGCGACTACCAGCACCGCATCCACGGGTCCGGCCCGCCGGAGTTCCAGCAGCTCGCCGACGACGTGGACGCGATGCGCCGCAAGATCGCCAAGGACCTGGACGAGGTACGGGAGGCCCGGGAGCGCATCGAGTGGGTCAACACCCAGCTCCAGAAGCAGGCCGAGGAACTGGTCCGCTCCAACCGTGACCTCGAACAGTTCGCCTACGTGGCGTCGCACGACCTCCAGGAGCCGCTGCGCAAGGTGGCGAGCTTCTGCCAGCTCCTCCAGCGCCGCTACGCCGGCCAGCTCGACGAGCGCGCCGACCAGTACATCGCCTTCGCGGTGGACGGCGCGCAGCGGATGCAGCGGCTGATCAACGACCTGCTGGCGTTCTCCCGGATCGGCCGGCTCACCACCGGCTTCACCGAGGTCGACCTGAACCGGGTGATGGGCGAGGTGGCCGGGCAGACCGAGGCCGCCCGGCAGTACGTCGACGCCGAACTCACCTGGTCGGAGCTGCCCACCATCCGCGGTGAGGAGCCGCTGCTGACCAACCTCCTGGTGAACCTGGTCAGCAACTCGGTGAAGTTCCGCCGGCCGGACGTGCCGCCGAAGGTGCACGTCTCGGCCCGGCTGGTGGACGACGAGTGGGAGATCACCTGCCGGGACAACGGCATCGGGATCGAACCGGAGTTCGCCGACAAGATCTTCGTCATCTTCCAGCGGTTGCACTCCAAGGACGCCTACCCGGGTACCGGCATCGGCCTGGCGATCGTCAAGAAGATCGTCGAATACCACGGTGGTCGGGTCTGGGTGGACACCGACACCGCGGAGGGCACCGCGATCCGGTTCACCCTCCCGGCGCTGCCCGAGGACGTGGAGGCGGCCCGCGCGGCGGCCGAGCGTGCCGAACAGGACGGCGACCCGGCGACCGAGGACACCGGACCGGACGGCGACGCGCAGGCGGACCGCACCGGAGGAGCCGGCGACGCGCCGGCCGACCACCCCGCCGACCACACCGAGCGGACCGATTTGCCCGCCCAGCCCGGCCCGGACGCTGACGGCCAGCGCCCGGACGGGGCGGGGACCGGCAGGCCGGGTGGCACGAAGGAGACAGTGAGATGA